A part of Acropora palmata chromosome 6, jaAcrPala1.3, whole genome shotgun sequence genomic DNA contains:
- the LOC141883840 gene encoding uncharacterized protein LOC141883840, with product MSSSPHKLQGKRPADSECIDLDETSSSDDFKIKTLDEILKEKRRRIEGNDAVGEGGKNETSEGNSKMTSPSVFSKEETTNSSKQGSPGNESEIIYQLSPGLLSLSPMSSTSDTPGKLKRQSSQDVERVGRVKGGRKTTEGEEGEIFSDLSDAESKQDDKRRRTSSSKEYNKKEIAIEADDISDDSSDSESGKSNKPQKYSTLQLDVGKKRTEKEEDVEDALDSKEKVKHDLERENLSSRNPSSEKKSKNVDLAESKETETEESSEDESDEEGSGEEVEIAAPTKRVKEDVTPEGNDKKENTDVESESEDSSDDDDESDDEKVEEPRKEKSVKDKQQTVVEDRDKIEERVKKGKVQDDVESSSEEESSSEEESEEESESEMSDENEEEAVEQKGVKKTEVVSERKNREEFESEDFHSELKLLKRPRPVDDKYGEKSKTERLHRDKRRQEAGASNARSEKQRKLSDKERKDSKYEHYEERRYAKSDSKVRGQEKNRSGDKVDGKGREGHSKHKSRINPKEDVKFSKTKADRLVARDVKSESKVNKDWKHSRKDSSKRKSSDKAPRGEVKDKERKDRNGIGRKSSSLERPSKDSRVSGEDTVSSKLKKGDGPSRILTERERGQFSNEIVESDLEDSSSEEDNRKGQFDSEMTLDRLSDREKEDEKELEPKMPPYYPAVRGCRNVEEFQWLNRIEEGTYGVVYRAKDKRTGDIVALKKLKMEREKEGFPITSLREINTLLKAQHPNIVTVREIVVGSNMDKIYIVMDYVEHDLKVLMEHMTQGFRIGEIKTLMIQLLRAVAHLHDNWILHRDIKASNLLLSNKGILKVGDFGLAREYGSPLKNYTPIVVTLWYRAPELLLGTKEYSTPIDLWSVGCVFAELLTMKPLFPGKSEIDQINRIFKDLGTPSDKIWPGPPSYSELPAVKKMTFTEYPYNSLRNRFGAHLTDKGFDLLNSFLTYDPERRITADKALQHLYFSESPSPVDPSMFPTWPAKSEMMKRPKKKDVEHSPQAPEGGAMFAKLADEGDSGNASEGFRMPPSKKGSAAVAGFTLKF from the exons ATGTCTTCCAGCCCACACAAATTGCAAGGAAAAAGACCTGCGGATTCAGAATGCATCGATCTGGACGAGACGAGTTCCTCTGAcgatttcaaaataaaaactctcGACGAAATTCTAAAAGAGAAGCGAAGACGCATCGAGGGAAACGACGCTGTTGGAGAAGGGGGAAAAAATGAAACGTCAGAGGGAAATTCAAAGATGACCAGTCCGTCagttttttcaaaggaagaaACGACGAACTCATCAAAACAAGGATCTCCAGGAAATGAAAGCGAAATTATTTATCAGCTCAGCCCAGGACTGCTAAGCTTGTCTCCAA TGTCATCCACCAGTGACACACcaggaaaattaaaaaggcAATCATCTCAAGATGTAGAAAGGGTGGGAAGAGTTAAAGGAGGAAGAAAGACCacagaaggagaagaaggtgAAATCTTCAGTGATCTATCAGATGCTGAAAGCAAACAAGATGACAAGCGTCGAAGAACTTCATCATCCAAAGAATAcaataaaaaggaaattgcTATAGAGGCAGATGATATAAGTGATGACTCGTCTGATTCAGAAAGTGGAAAGAGTAACAAGCCGCAAAAATATTCAACTTTGCAGCTGGATGTTGGTAAGAAGAGAActgaaaaggaagaagatgtTGAGGATGCCTTGGACTCCAAAGAGAAAGTGAAGCATGATCTGGAAAGAGAGAATTTATCTTCAAGGAATCCTAGCTCTGAAAAGAAGTCAAAAAATGTGGACTTGGCGGAAAGTAAAG AAACAGAAACAGAAGAATCGAGCGAGGATGAGAGTGATGAAGAAGGGAGTGGAGAGGAGGTGGAAATAGCTGCACCTACAAAGCGAGTGAAGGAAGATGTTACACCCGAAGGAAATGACAAGAAGGAAAACACAGACGTGGAGTCTGAAAGTGAGGACAGCagtgacgatgatgatgaaagTGATGACGAGAAAGTTGAAGAACCAAGGAAGGAAAAGAGTGTAAAGGACAAGCAGCAGACTGTTGTGGAAGATAGAGATAAAATAGAGGAAAGGGTGAAAAAGGGAAAGGTGCAAGATGATGTGGAGAGTTCCAGTGAGGAGGAATCAAGCAGTGAAGAAGAAAGTGAGGAAGAATCAGAGAGTGAAATGTCAGATGAAAATGAGGAAGAGGCAGTAGAGCAGAAAGGGGTGAAAAAGACCGAGGTTgtctctgaaagaaaaaatcggGAGGAATTTGAATCAGAGGACTTTCATTCAGAATTAAAGCTACTTAAACGGCCAAGGCCTGTTGATGACAAGTATGGAGAGAAAAGTAAAACGGAGCGACTTCATCGAGATAAAAGGAGGCAGGAGGCAGGAGCCTCAAATGCAAGgagtgaaaaacaaaggaaactttcggataaggaaagaaaagattcAAAATATGAGCATTACGAGGAAAGAAGGTATGCAAAAAGTGATAGCAAGGTTAGGGGACAGGAGAAAAACAGATCAGGTGACAAAGTTGATGGCAAAGGAAGGGAAGGACATAGCAAGCACAAATCAAGAATCAATCCAAAAGAGGATGTTAAGTTTTCTAAAACCAAAGCAGACAGATTGGTTGCGAGGGATGTCAAATCTGAAAGTAAAGTCAACAAAGACTGGAAGCATTCTAGGAAGGATTCTTCCAAGCGGAAGTCTAGCGACAAAGCTCCAAGAGGGGAGGTGAAGGACAAAGAGCGCAAAGACCGCAATGGAATTGGGAGGAAGTCCTCGTCATTAGAGAGGCCCAGCAAGGATAGTCGAGTTAGTGGGGAAGACACAGTGTCCAGTAAACTGAAGAAAGGAGATGGCCCGTCCCGGATCTTGACTGAACGTGAAAGAGGTCAGTTCTCCAATGAGattgttgaaagtgatctTGAGGACAGTAGTTCAGAGGAGGATAACAGGAAAGGACAGTTTGATTCTGAGATGACGTTGGATCGGCTCTCTGACAGAGAAAAGGAAGACGAAAAAGAACTGGAGCCCAAAATGCCACCTTATTACCCAGCTGTTCGTGGGTGCAGAAACGTTGAAGAGTTTCAGTGGCTGAATAGAATTGAAGAAGGAACGTATGGCGTGGTGTACAGAGCCAAAGATAAGAGAACAG gaGACATTGTGGCtttgaaaaagttaaaaatggagagagaaaaagaaggatTTCCCATAACATCATTACGTGAAATCAACACTCTACTGAAGGCACAGCATCCCAACATTGTGACTGTCAGG GAAATAGTTGTTGGCAGCAACATGGATAAAATCTACATAGTTATGGACTACGTTGAACACGACCTGAAAGTTCTGATGGAGCACATGACACAGGGCTTTAGGATTG gtgagATTAAGACACTCATGATTCAGCTTCTGCGTGCCGTGGCCCATCTTCATGATAACTGGATACTTCACCGTGATATAAAAGCATCCAACTTGCTCCTCAGCAATAAGGGAATTCTTAAG GTAGGAGATTTTGGACTTGCAAGAGAGTATGGATCACCTCTGAAGAACTATACCCCTATAGTGGTGACCCTGTGGTACAGAGCACCTGAGTTGTTGCTGGGCACCAAG GAATATTCCACTCCCATTGATCTCTGGTCTGTTGGATGTGTATTTGCTGAATTGCTGACAATGAAGCCTCTGTTTCCTGGAAAATCAGAGATAGACCAGATCAACAGAATATTCAAG GACCTTGGTACTCCCAGCGATAAGATATGGCCTGGACCACCATCGTACTCTGAGCTCCCAGCTGTTAAAAAG ATGACGTTCACAGAATACCCGTACAATAGTCTGAGGAACAGATTTGGAGCTCATTTAACGGACAAGGGCTTCGATTTGTTAAACAG CTTTTTGACCTATGACCCCGAGCGGAGAATTACTGCTGACAAAGCGCTACAGCATCTCTATTTTTCT GAGTCACCATCACCAGTAGACCCGTCTATGTTTCCCACGTGGCCCGCGAAAAGCGAAATGATGAAACGACCGAAGAAGAAAGATGTGGAACACAGTCCCCAGGCCCCGGAGGGTGGGGCAATGTTTGCCAAACTG gcgGATGAAGGAGACAGCGGCAATGCAAGCGAAGGGTTTAGAATGCCACCCTCAAAGAAAGGCTCTGCAGCTGTGGCTGGATTTACTCTTAAATTTTAG
- the LOC141883848 gene encoding glyceraldehyde-3-phosphate dehydrogenase-like — protein sequence MVKVGINGFGRIGRLVMRASLEHPEVQVVAVNDPFIDLEYMEYMFKYDSTHGRFKGTTEVKDGKLVINGNPISVYALKDPAAIPWKDAGADFVVESTGVFTTTEKASAHLKGGAKKVIISAPSADAPMFVMGVNEKTYDAATMNVVSNASCTTNCLAPLAKVINDNFGIEEGLMTTIHAYTATQKTVDGPSGKKWRDGRGANQNVIPATTGAAKAVGKVIPELNGKLTGMAFRVPVPDVSVVDLTCRLKKPTSYEEIKKVVKKASETDLKGFLAYTEDQVVSSDFISDTHSSVFDALAGIQLNPTFVKLVSWYDNEYGYSHRVVDLIEYMAKK from the exons ATGGTCAAGGTAGGAATCAACGG ATTTGGCCGCATTGGAAGGCTGGTTATGCGCGCTTCTTTGGAACACCCAGAAGTGCAAGTTGTGGCAGTAAACGATCCGTTCATCGATTTGGAATATATG GAATATATGTTCAAGTATGATTCAACTCATGGAAGATTCAAGGGCACTACAGAGGTGAAAGACGGCAAGCTTGTCATTAATGGCAATCCAATCAGCGTTTATGCATTGAAGGACCCAGCAGCAATTCCCTGGAAGGATGCTGGTGCGGATTTTGTGGTGGAATCAACTGGTGTTTTTACTACAACAGAGAAAGCCAGTGCACATTTGAAAGGTGGAGCCAAGAAAGTTATCATTTCTGCTCCTTCAGCTGATGCCCCTATGTTTGTAATGGGAGTGAATGAAAAGACATATGATGCAGCTACCATGAACGTTGTGAG CAATGCCTCGTGCACGACCAACTGCCTAGCTCCTCTAGCTAAAGTCATCAATGACAATTTTGGAATAGAAGAGGGTTTGATGACAACCATCCACGCTTACACTGCGACACAGAAGACAGTGGATGGACCTAGTGGAAAG AAATGGCGTGATGGCCGTGGAGCTAACCAGAATGTGATTCCTGCAACAACTGGAGCTGCTAAGGCTGTGGGAAAGGTGATTCCTGAACTCAATGGCAAACTCACTGGTATGGCGTTCCGTGTTCCAGTTCCTGATGTTTCTGTGGTGGACTTGACTTGTCGACTCAAGAAACCG ACTTCTTATGAGGAGATAAAAAAGGTTGTGAAGAAAGCATCAGAGACTGATCTGAAGGGATTCCTTGCTTACACTGAGGACCAAGTTGTTTCCTCCGACTTCATCAGTGATACACACTCCTCAGTTTTTGATGCCTTGGCCGGAATTCAGCTGAACCCAACTTTTGTCAAGTTGGTTTCTTG GTATGACAATGAGTATGGATACAGCcatcgtgttgtagacttgaTTGAATATATGGCAAAAAAGTAA